From Pseudomonas sp. FP2335, the proteins below share one genomic window:
- the katB gene encoding catalase KatB, giving the protein MKNPMNRGPVAARSALVLVTASLLSLSVHAANLTRDNGAAVGDNQNSQTAGANGPVLLQDVQLIQKLQRFDRERIPERVVHARGTGAHGTFTVTDSLSDLTKAKVFAAGEATPVFVRFSAVVHGNHSPETLRDPRGFATKFYTADGNWDLVGNNFPTFFIRDAIKFPDMVHAFKPDPRTNLDDDSRRFDFFSHVPEATRTLTELYSDSGTPASYREMDGNGVHAYKLINAKGEVHYVKFHWKSLQGIKNLDPKQVSEVQGRDYSHMTNDLVTHINKGDFPKWDLYVQVLKPEDLAKFDFDPLDATKIWPNVPERKVGQMVLNRNPANVFQETEQVAMAPANLVPGIEPSEDRLLQGRVFSYADTQMYRLGANALQLPINAPRVAVNNGNQDGAMNLGKTSSGVNYQPSRLEPRQEPQTARYSQSALVGSTQQAKIQREQNFKQAGDLYRSYSKKERQDLIDNFGGSLATTDDESKHIILSFLYKADPEYGTGVAKVAKGDLARVKALAEKLTD; this is encoded by the coding sequence ATGAAGAACCCAATGAACCGCGGGCCTGTTGCAGCGCGATCCGCGCTGGTACTGGTGACCGCCAGCTTGCTTTCCCTGTCTGTACACGCCGCCAACCTGACCCGCGACAACGGTGCTGCCGTGGGCGATAACCAGAACTCGCAAACCGCCGGCGCCAATGGCCCGGTGCTGCTTCAGGACGTGCAACTGATTCAAAAACTGCAGCGCTTCGACCGCGAACGTATCCCCGAGCGCGTCGTACACGCGCGTGGCACTGGCGCCCACGGCACCTTTACCGTCACTGACAGCCTCAGCGACCTGACCAAGGCCAAGGTGTTCGCCGCCGGCGAAGCCACCCCGGTGTTCGTGCGCTTCTCCGCCGTGGTCCATGGCAACCACTCCCCGGAAACCCTGCGTGACCCACGCGGCTTTGCCACCAAGTTCTACACCGCTGACGGCAACTGGGACCTGGTAGGCAACAACTTCCCGACGTTCTTCATCCGCGACGCCATCAAATTCCCGGACATGGTTCACGCCTTCAAGCCGGACCCGCGTACCAACCTGGATGACGATTCGCGTCGCTTTGACTTCTTCTCCCATGTGCCGGAGGCGACTCGTACGCTGACCGAGCTGTATTCCGACTCCGGTACGCCAGCCAGCTACCGCGAAATGGACGGCAACGGTGTGCACGCCTACAAGCTGATCAACGCCAAGGGTGAAGTGCACTACGTCAAGTTCCACTGGAAGAGCCTGCAAGGCATCAAGAACCTCGATCCCAAGCAGGTCAGCGAAGTGCAGGGCCGTGACTACAGCCACATGACCAACGACCTGGTCACCCACATCAACAAGGGCGATTTCCCCAAGTGGGACCTGTACGTGCAGGTGCTCAAGCCTGAAGACCTGGCCAAGTTCGACTTTGACCCGTTGGATGCCACCAAGATCTGGCCGAACGTGCCTGAGCGCAAAGTCGGGCAAATGGTGTTGAACCGCAACCCGGCCAACGTCTTCCAGGAGACCGAGCAAGTGGCCATGGCCCCGGCCAACCTGGTGCCTGGCATCGAACCGTCGGAAGACCGCCTGCTGCAAGGCCGGGTGTTCTCCTACGCCGACACCCAAATGTACCGCCTGGGCGCCAATGCCCTGCAACTGCCGATCAACGCGCCACGGGTGGCCGTCAACAACGGTAACCAGGATGGGGCGATGAACCTTGGCAAGACCAGCAGCGGCGTGAACTATCAGCCAAGCCGCCTCGAGCCGCGGCAAGAGCCGCAAACCGCGCGCTACAGCCAGTCGGCGCTGGTGGGCAGCACCCAGCAGGCGAAGATCCAGCGTGAGCAGAACTTCAAGCAGGCCGGCGATTTGTACCGTTCCTACAGCAAGAAAGAGCGTCAGGACTTGATCGACAACTTCGGCGGCTCCCTGGCCACCACCGATGACGAGAGCAAGCACATCATCCTGTCGTTCCTCTACAAGGCTGATCCGGAGTACGGCACCGGCGTGGCCAAGGTCGCCAAGGGTGACTTGGCGCGCGTGAAGGCGCTGGCAGAAAAACTGACTGACTGA
- the mscL gene encoding large-conductance mechanosensitive channel protein MscL: MGVISEFKAFAVKGNVVDMAVGIIIGAAFGKIVSSFVGDVVMPPIGLLIGGVDFGDLAITLKAAQGDVPAVVLAYGKFIQSVIDFVIVAFAIFMGVKAINRLKREEAVAPSLPPTPTKEEVLLGEIRDLLKAQNDKPL, translated from the coding sequence ATGGGCGTGATCAGTGAGTTCAAGGCCTTCGCGGTCAAAGGTAATGTGGTCGACATGGCCGTCGGTATTATCATCGGCGCTGCCTTCGGCAAAATTGTTTCCTCGTTTGTAGGCGACGTGGTGATGCCTCCCATCGGTCTGTTGATCGGCGGCGTGGACTTCGGTGACTTGGCGATAACGCTCAAGGCCGCACAAGGCGATGTACCAGCCGTGGTGTTGGCGTACGGCAAGTTCATCCAGAGCGTGATCGACTTCGTGATCGTCGCGTTCGCGATCTTCATGGGCGTAAAGGCCATCAACCGCCTCAAGCGCGAAGAAGCCGTGGCCCCAAGCCTGCCGCCGACGCCGACCAAGGAGGAAGTGTTGCTGGGTGAGATCCGTGACCTGCTCAAGGCACAGAACGACAAGCCGCTTTAA
- a CDS encoding ferredoxin--NADP reductase encodes MTASAEKFTRQTLLDVQSLTPSLFTLRTTRDPGFRFTAGQFVRLGVTKADGSTVWRAYSIVSSPFDEHLDFFSIVVPGGEFTSELSRLQVGDTLMVERQATGFLTLNRFVDGRDLWLLGTGTGVAPFLSILQDFEVWEKFERIVLVYSAREARELAYQSLIKDLGEREYLAEYAHKLTYIPIVTREQHPGALNGRITTLIENGELERAAGVELTPEHSRVLICGNPQMVDDTRQLLKQRDMQLSLSRRPGQVAVENYW; translated from the coding sequence ATGACGGCCAGTGCTGAGAAATTTACCCGGCAGACGTTGCTCGACGTGCAATCGCTGACCCCCAGCCTCTTCACCCTGCGCACCACGCGTGACCCAGGCTTTCGTTTTACCGCCGGCCAGTTCGTGCGCCTGGGCGTGACCAAGGCCGATGGCAGCACCGTGTGGCGCGCTTATTCCATCGTGTCATCGCCGTTTGACGAGCATCTGGACTTTTTTTCCATCGTGGTGCCCGGCGGTGAGTTCACCAGCGAGCTGAGCCGCTTGCAGGTCGGCGACACCTTGATGGTGGAGCGCCAGGCCACGGGGTTCCTGACCCTCAACCGTTTTGTCGACGGGCGTGACCTGTGGCTGCTGGGCACCGGCACCGGGGTGGCGCCGTTTCTGTCGATCCTGCAGGACTTTGAGGTCTGGGAGAAATTTGAACGCATCGTCCTGGTCTACAGCGCTCGCGAAGCCCGGGAGCTGGCCTACCAGTCGCTGATCAAGGACTTGGGTGAGCGTGAATACCTGGCCGAGTACGCGCACAAACTCACCTACATCCCTATCGTCACCCGCGAGCAGCATCCGGGGGCGTTGAACGGGCGCATCACCACATTGATCGAGAATGGCGAGTTGGAGCGTGCCGCTGGTGTCGAACTCACGCCGGAGCACTCCCGCGTGCTGATTTGCGGCAACCCGCAGATGGTCGATGACACCCGTCAGTTGCTTAAACAGCGTGACATGCAACTGAGCCTGAGCCGACGCCCAGGCCAGGTGGCGGTGGAAAACTACTGGTAA
- a CDS encoding LuxR family transcriptional regulator: MVNWRNTRLPKLEDKSEIETVFDMVTHHIHELGFQYCSFTMSSQLSSNDTKPIHINNYPNEWSALYQQAHFFEVDPIVAHCKRCVLPIVWEEKAFNATPGLWSLAQSLGVHQAWTQPVHDFQGIYSMLTLGRSSGEVSPQELYEKAGNVLWLCHAMHAVVAKQYADRSGFNAPTTLTSRETEILKWSGMGKTAEEIASIISISPRTVGFHISSALKKLGVTNKIAAVLCASRAGLF; encoded by the coding sequence ATGGTGAACTGGCGAAATACTCGGCTCCCCAAACTGGAAGATAAAAGCGAGATCGAAACTGTCTTTGACATGGTCACCCACCATATCCATGAACTCGGCTTCCAATACTGCTCCTTTACGATGAGCTCTCAACTATCCAGCAACGACACCAAACCGATTCACATCAACAACTATCCAAATGAATGGAGCGCACTTTATCAACAAGCGCACTTCTTCGAAGTAGACCCGATAGTTGCGCACTGCAAACGCTGTGTACTTCCCATTGTCTGGGAGGAGAAGGCCTTCAACGCGACACCCGGCTTATGGTCGCTGGCCCAATCCCTCGGCGTGCATCAAGCATGGACCCAACCCGTGCACGACTTCCAGGGCATCTACAGCATGTTGACGTTGGGGCGCAGCAGCGGCGAGGTCAGCCCGCAAGAGTTGTATGAAAAGGCCGGCAACGTATTGTGGCTCTGCCATGCGATGCACGCGGTCGTTGCAAAGCAATACGCAGACAGGTCCGGCTTCAACGCTCCTACCACACTGACGTCGCGAGAAACGGAGATTCTCAAATGGTCAGGGATGGGCAAGACCGCGGAAGAAATCGCCAGCATTATCTCGATTTCGCCGCGTACGGTGGGCTTTCACATCAGCAGCGCACTCAAGAAGCTTGGCGTTACCAACAAGATCGCCGCCGTTCTTTGTGCGTCCAGGGCAGGGCTTTTCTAG
- a CDS encoding class I SAM-dependent methyltransferase produces MPLLESPFAQLDLIRQPEQHNDPLQAFDAADEYLLSHLAQQQPDAATRVLVLNDSFGALAASLVGQVQVTSSGDSFLAAQGLEKNLVRNGQAFDAVTFIPASQTPGGPFDRVLIRVPKTLALLEEQLIRLQGQLAPGAEVIAGAMIKHLPRAAGELLERYIGPMHASLAVKKARLLIATVEERPAAVSPYPTRYTLDTPAIELLNHANVFCREGLDIGTRAFLPHLPKNLGNARVADLGCGNGVLAIASALQNPEAQYTLLDESYMAVQSAQENWHAALGQRDVNVRAADGLAGQEPDSLDVVLCNPPFHQQQVVGDFLAWRMFQQAREALVVGGALYIVGNRHLGYHSKLARLFRGVEQVAATPKFVILKARK; encoded by the coding sequence ATGCCCCTGCTCGAAAGCCCCTTCGCCCAGCTCGATCTGATCCGCCAGCCAGAGCAACACAACGATCCGCTGCAAGCCTTCGACGCCGCCGACGAGTACCTGCTCAGCCATCTGGCGCAGCAACAACCAGACGCGGCCACCCGCGTACTGGTACTCAACGACAGCTTCGGCGCCCTGGCCGCCAGCCTTGTTGGCCAGGTGCAGGTGACGTCCAGCGGCGACTCGTTTCTCGCGGCCCAGGGCCTTGAGAAAAACCTGGTGCGCAACGGCCAGGCCTTCGATGCGGTGACCTTCATTCCGGCCAGCCAAACGCCAGGCGGGCCTTTCGACCGCGTACTGATCCGCGTGCCCAAGACCCTGGCGCTGCTGGAAGAACAACTGATCCGCCTGCAAGGCCAACTCGCACCGGGCGCCGAAGTGATCGCCGGGGCCATGATCAAGCACCTGCCGCGGGCAGCCGGGGAGTTGCTGGAGCGCTACATCGGCCCGATGCACGCCTCGCTCGCGGTCAAAAAGGCTCGCCTGTTGATCGCCACCGTTGAAGAGCGCCCCGCAGCGGTCTCGCCCTACCCAACCCGCTACACGCTGGATACCCCGGCTATCGAACTGCTCAACCACGCCAACGTGTTCTGCCGCGAAGGCCTGGACATCGGCACCCGCGCCTTCCTCCCGCACCTACCGAAAAACCTCGGCAACGCCCGCGTGGCCGACCTCGGCTGCGGCAATGGCGTGCTGGCGATTGCCAGCGCCCTGCAAAACCCCGAGGCGCAGTACACCCTGCTGGATGAGTCCTACATGGCCGTGCAATCGGCGCAGGAAAACTGGCACGCCGCCCTCGGCCAACGCGACGTGAACGTGCGCGCCGCCGATGGCCTGGCCGGCCAGGAGCCTGATTCGCTGGACGTGGTGCTGTGCAACCCGCCCTTCCACCAGCAGCAGGTGGTCGGCGACTTCCTCGCCTGGCGCATGTTCCAGCAGGCGCGCGAAGCGTTGGTGGTCGGTGGCGCCCTCTATATAGTCGGCAACCGTCATTTGGGTTATCACAGCAAATTGGCGCGGCTGTTCCGTGGTGTCGAACAAGTGGCCGCCACGCCGAAATTCGTCATCCTCAAAGCGCGCAAATAA
- a CDS encoding DUF2474 domain-containing protein, protein MSGKPSLHEIEQAEKQPLWRRLGWLAMIWTGSVLALFVVASLMRMFMNAAGLTTH, encoded by the coding sequence ATGTCCGGCAAACCTTCGTTGCACGAGATTGAGCAGGCCGAGAAGCAGCCGTTGTGGCGGCGCCTGGGGTGGTTGGCGATGATCTGGACCGGCAGCGTGCTGGCCCTGTTTGTCGTGGCCAGCCTGATGCGCATGTTCATGAATGCGGCCGGCCTGACCACCCACTGA
- the cydB gene encoding cytochrome d ubiquinol oxidase subunit II, with product MGIDLPLIWAVIIIFGIMMYVVMDGFDLGIGILFPFIPGKTDRDVMMNTVAPVWDGNETWLVLGGAALFGAFPLAYSVVLSALYLPLILMLIGLIFRGVAFEFRFKAKDAKRHLWDKAFIGGSLAATFFQGVALGAFIDGIPVVDRQFAGGSLDWLTPFTMFCGVALIVAYALLGCTWLIMKTEGPLQEKMHNLGRPLAFGLLAVIGIVSIWTPLAHPEIASRWFTLPNLFWFMPVPILVLVTLYGLIRAVARNAHYTPFLLTLVLIFLGYSGLGISLWPNIIPPSVSIWDAAAPPQSQGFMLVGTLFIIPFILGYTFWSYYVFRGKVTHEDGYH from the coding sequence ATGGGTATTGATCTTCCGCTGATCTGGGCCGTGATCATCATCTTCGGCATCATGATGTACGTGGTCATGGACGGCTTCGACCTGGGTATCGGTATCCTCTTTCCGTTTATCCCCGGCAAGACCGACCGTGACGTGATGATGAACACCGTCGCCCCGGTGTGGGACGGCAACGAAACCTGGCTGGTACTGGGCGGCGCGGCGTTGTTCGGCGCCTTCCCGCTGGCCTATTCGGTGGTGTTGTCGGCGTTGTACCTGCCGCTGATCCTGATGCTGATCGGGCTGATCTTCCGCGGCGTGGCCTTTGAGTTCCGCTTCAAGGCCAAGGACGCCAAGCGTCACCTGTGGGACAAGGCGTTCATCGGCGGCTCGCTGGCGGCCACCTTCTTCCAGGGTGTGGCGCTGGGGGCGTTTATCGACGGTATTCCGGTGGTAGACCGCCAGTTTGCCGGCGGTTCGTTGGATTGGCTGACGCCGTTCACGATGTTCTGCGGTGTGGCGTTGATCGTCGCCTATGCATTGCTGGGCTGCACCTGGCTGATCATGAAGACCGAAGGCCCCTTGCAGGAAAAGATGCACAACCTGGGGCGGCCGTTGGCCTTCGGGCTGTTGGCAGTGATTGGCATCGTCAGTATCTGGACGCCGCTGGCGCACCCGGAAATCGCCTCGCGCTGGTTCACCCTGCCGAACCTGTTCTGGTTCATGCCGGTGCCGATCCTGGTGCTGGTGACCTTGTACGGGCTGATCCGCGCGGTGGCGCGCAACGCGCATTACACGCCGTTCCTGCTGACGCTGGTGCTGATCTTCCTCGGCTACAGCGGCCTGGGGATCAGCTTGTGGCCGAACATCATTCCGCCCTCCGTGTCGATCTGGGACGCCGCCGCGCCGCCGCAAAGCCAGGGCTTCATGCTGGTGGGCACGCTGTTCATCATCCCGTTCATCCTGGGCTACACCTTCTGGAGCTACTACGTGTTCCGCGGCAAGGTCACCCACGAAGACGGTTATCACTAG
- a CDS encoding MFS transporter yields MPSEPALLLRHHRPFIAFWLARIFTASGFQMLTVAIGWNLYQLTGNVLDLGLVGLVEFVPRVLFMLHTGHVADRYERRKVAAICQTVQALIALSLAIGGLTGSVTREMIFILAFVLGAARSFEMPTTQALLPSIVPSALFPRAVASSQSAQQLATIVAPALGGLLYAFGSVWVYGPTVVLYLIACVLTLNLPARQTPLNKGKATLDSLLAGIRFIRSRPDILGAISLDLFAVLLGGATALLPVFAKDILLTGAWGLGLLRSAPAVGALLMSLWLARFSVDRHVGRVMFTAVGVFGVATIAFGLSTSFWFSLAVLVVLGAADMISMVIRASFVQLETPDEMRGRVSAVNGLFIGASNQLGEFESGITAHWFGTVPAVVMGGIGTLVVTGVWIKLFPTLANRDRMHVPTEETQA; encoded by the coding sequence ATGCCCAGTGAACCCGCGTTGCTGTTACGCCACCACCGCCCTTTCATCGCGTTCTGGCTGGCGCGCATCTTCACCGCCAGCGGCTTCCAGATGCTCACCGTAGCCATCGGCTGGAACCTCTACCAACTGACCGGCAACGTGCTGGACCTGGGTTTGGTCGGCCTGGTGGAGTTCGTGCCACGCGTACTGTTCATGCTGCACACCGGGCATGTCGCCGACCGCTATGAGCGACGCAAGGTCGCCGCGATCTGTCAGACCGTACAGGCGTTGATCGCATTATCCCTGGCCATCGGCGGCCTGACCGGCAGCGTGACCCGCGAGATGATCTTTATCCTCGCCTTCGTGCTGGGCGCCGCACGCTCCTTCGAAATGCCGACCACCCAGGCACTGCTGCCGAGCATCGTGCCCAGCGCGCTGTTCCCGCGTGCCGTGGCCTCGTCGCAGTCGGCCCAGCAACTGGCAACCATCGTCGCCCCGGCGCTGGGCGGTTTGCTCTACGCCTTTGGCAGCGTGTGGGTCTACGGCCCCACCGTGGTGCTGTACTTGATTGCCTGCGTGCTGACCCTCAACCTGCCCGCACGCCAAACCCCGCTGAACAAAGGCAAGGCCACCCTGGATTCGTTGCTGGCCGGCATCCGTTTTATCCGCAGCCGCCCGGACATCCTCGGCGCCATTTCCCTGGACCTGTTCGCCGTATTGTTGGGCGGCGCCACCGCATTGCTGCCGGTGTTCGCCAAGGACATCCTGCTGACCGGCGCCTGGGGCCTGGGCCTGTTGCGTTCGGCACCGGCGGTGGGCGCGTTGTTGATGTCGTTGTGGCTGGCGCGCTTCTCGGTGGACCGCCACGTCGGCCGCGTGATGTTCACCGCCGTCGGGGTGTTCGGTGTGGCGACCATTGCGTTCGGCCTGTCCACTTCGTTCTGGTTTTCGTTGGCGGTGCTGGTGGTGCTGGGCGCGGCAGACATGATCAGCATGGTGATCCGTGCATCGTTCGTGCAGCTGGAGACGCCGGATGAAATGCGCGGCCGCGTCAGCGCGGTCAACGGCCTGTTTATCGGCGCGTCGAATCAGTTGGGCGAGTTTGAATCGGGGATTACCGCCCACTGGTTCGGCACCGTGCCGGCGGTGGTCATGGGCGGGATCGGCACCCTGGTGGTGACCGGGGTGTGGATCAAACTGTTCCCGACCCTGGCCAACCGCGACCGCATGCACGTGCCGACTGAAGAAACACAGGCATAA